TTGGAGGCAAATCTGTTTATCGAATACCTGTAAATCACTTCTATGACATCatgatctcaataaatgcagtaaccaaaaataataaaaaactcaCCATTAAAAACTACATCCAACTAGATTtattaagcaatttttaaaaaatcataacctTGTTAATTCAGAGCTACTTCCTAAAATAATATATTGTACATTCTTTCATCCTATCCAATTGGCCACAGAGAACTATTCAGAGTCTGGAGATGCTGACAacacacattattatttttttccccaagtttttctCCCATTCCTATTACACTATATGAAGTATGCCAAAAAATACACTATTTAGAAGTACCCAAGGTACTTCGTAATATTCATGAATACAGGTACTTCAATTTattcaaaatgtttctaaaaaatttatataaaaaagctTTTGTAAAATGAGTCAAATTTTATTCCAGATCATTGTAAAACGCGTTTCTAGGCAAAATATCCACTTGCTATCCCTATTCATGTGTCGATTGGCAAAAATATGGGCTACTTCCCCTTTTGCTCACTCAACAGCTCCAAGCCCTGAACAATGTTACCTTATTGGTCCAGCAATGACAGTTGTAACCCCTTCTCATCTTTACAGTTCTAAATATAAAGCTACCTGAACATAGGTGACAAGCAAGAATGGAGGACAGACTCAGGTAACAAGCATGAATGGGACAGATCAGGCCTAGGCATTCTAGCTAAGCTCATCAACAGGCACATGTGAAAGAACACTGAATACAATATAAACAGCAGATAACTCTAGAAAGTAGCAGATTTCAGAAAAGACCTCAGCACTCACTCATTAGAGCTTCTCAGGTAAGGAGGGCAATGTCTTCCAGGGTGGCCAGATGCCTTCAAATTCTGTGGGAACACTTAGTTGTCAGCTGGCAATAGAGGTCACCACTGTTCAGCACAGAGGGTACTTactccctgtatcccttggggttATACCAACCATTCCTCCTGCATGGAGTTATTTCCTACGAGTCTGAGAGAGCAGCTACCAACAGACATTACAAATGTCATCAGCATCCCTTACAATCCCCTGTAGCTATGAAACTAGAGGAAGAATTAGGAGTTTTGTTAAACTTCAGCAGAACAAATTCGTTTAAGATTCAATGGTGGCACACAGCCTCCCTACTTCCACACAATTAATTAAGGGTCTGGTGAAACAAACTCAGGAAAAACTGGATGATTCCCACCTCCTGATGACAAGGTTTCTTAGTCATGGGCCAATTGTTCTTTCAAAAGTATTCCTCGAGTACATTAGTGCCTGCTATATGGCGGTGCTGTGATAGGCAGTAGATATTTTAGTTCCCAGAGTCTCACTTCTCAAGGAACTTACAGTCTAATGAAAAAAACCTGACAATTCATCAGTGAATTACAAAAGAGCAGAGTGCTCTAGTAGGGGAACATAACCAGGCGCCACGCGAACACAGAGCAGCGCACCTCCCTGAAGGCTTCAGTGTGGGGTGGGGATTCCAGAAGGCTTTCCTGAGGAAGTAAGATCTGTAGAGTAAGCAGGAAATATAGTGAGAAGATGAAGAACGCAAGCTCCAGAGACAGGTTCCCTAGGTCTGAATCCATCAATTcgttggacaagttacttaacttctctaaacttcagtttcttcatccataaaatagggacagtggattaaataaattaacagaaGTAAAATGCTTATTAGCATACTGTCAGGCATATTGCAAATGTTCAAATGTAGGTATTGTGTTAGGGACAACATACTCGAAGGCTGTAAGtcaaggcaagaaagaaaacatcaggaAACTGTTAAGTAAATCAACATAGGTGGAATATAAGAACAAGAGGAAACTGAAGACGTAAGATTTATGATATGAATCTTACAATTTGAGATTATAAAAAAGTCTTAAATGTTTCATTAAGGAATCTTTCTCTATCCTggaacaataaacaaacatggaagttttttgttttttaaattttttctcaatgttgatttatttttgagagacacagaaagacagaacatgagcaggggaggggcagagagagagggggacacagaatccgaagcaggctccgggctctggacattcagcacagagcctgacgcagggcttgactcacgaacggtgagatcatgacctgagccaaagtcagacactcaactgactgagccacccaggtgccccaaatatcttgttttttaaagaaaaattttttaaaatgtttattcatttttgagagacagactgtgagcgggggaggggcagagagacagatcaagtcatgatctcactgtgagttggagccccacgtcgggctctgtgctgacagctcagagcctggagcctgcttcgggtcctgtgtctccctctcaaccTGCCCTCCcgccctgctcatgctgtctctctttctctctcaaaaattaataaacatttgaaaaaaaaaaatatatatatatatatattttttataaaatttttttttaatgtttatttatttttgagacagagagagacagagcatgaacgggggaggcacagagagagagggagacacagaatccgaagcaggctccaggctccgagctgtcagcacagagcctgacgcggggctcgaactcacggaccgtgagatcatgacctgagccgaagtcggacgcttcaccgaccgagccacccaggcgccccaaaaaatatatatatttctaaggtgcctgggtgactcagccgattgagcgtctgacttcagctcaggtcatgatctcaccatttgtgagtatGATCCCCACACTGAACTTGCTCCTGTCaacctgtcagctcagagcccaatttggatcttctgtccacccccctctgcccttcccccccacctctctctctctgtctctcaaacaatgaaacattaaaaaatatacttaaaacaagaaaatatttctcactCTAGTCCTTATGGAGAGAATATGCTGGAGAAGGACCCAATTAGGAACAGAAACCCAGTTAGGCTACTGCGGTAAGCAAGAGAGAGCCGAAGGGGACAGAGCTAAGGAAATGGCAGtggaaacaataaaacaaaccgGAGTGGTATGAAGAAGGGAGACTCAGGAATACTTTGTGATTACGTACACATGgaaataaaggggggaaaaagaagtcAACCCTACCTCCCAAACTCCTAGTTTAGGCAATCTGATAGATGATAAGGCCACCTGCTGAGATTAGGGGGGATAGAGATGTAGATGTAGAGTAGGTTGGACATGCTGAGTTTGATGGCCCTGTGAGACAGTCAAGTGGAAATGTCCAAGAGATGCTTGTACAGTCTAGAGTTCAGGAGAAAGCAGCCAGGATACAGATGTGTGAGTACTCTGCGTAAATGATGGCAATTTAAACTCCAAGAGTAGATGAGATTTTCTGCAGGAACAGAATTCCCAGAAAGTATGTTACCTCATAGGTCAATACTAATGAGCAAGGACAAAAAGAGACCACACTCAGAGTATCCCATCCCGAATGGGAGAAAGACACCACGTCACCTGTATGTGTATGCAGGTACACAGCAAGTATGAAACCTTCTGCCACTAGAATtcccatttgggaaaaaaatgataaaatagtgTATTCATTTGTTGGTCAAAGCTTCACGAGAGCACACAAGATGTAGAATTCTATTCTGAAGAACTGGAGCAAATGAATAAAAGTCAGAGAAAACCTAAGGGTGATAAGAACAAAGTAGCTAGAGATTTGAAACCTGTGCAACCAAGGTGAAGATTCTTCCactttataaaatgcaaaatgtcacattataaatgttctaaaatgaaaatctgcaATAAAAGATACTTGTAATGCCTTCTAGTTTCTCTTAGATGGTACCTCAGAAAGTGGGCAAAAGtaggggccccagggtggctcagtcggtacagcatgcgactcttgatctcaacattgtgagtttgagccccatgatgggcataaaaattactctgaaaaaataattaaaaaattataaagataaaaagaaggtGGACAAAAGTAGACTTTTCACAAGAGaaaatggtggagccaggattcgtTCCCAGGTCAGCCTCAATCCCCAGCACAAGTCTCCAATATGCAACACTCTCTTGTACAGTCCTACATCCAGAGCCCCCACCCCTAGTATCAAGTCCAACTTCAACCTACCACATTTCCACATCTATCCATTTATGCTCTCTATCCCCCCAAATACTCCGCTGATCACTTACTAATAGAAGCACTTGTAACTTTTTTCATCTCTCCCTATTTAAGTTCTACCTGAAATAAccaaattctaagaaagaaattGCTAGGAATGGAGAGAAACTGCCAATTGTAAGCAGTGAGAAACCTTGTCCTCGCTTCCTTCATCGTCCTATAGTGAAAATGTTTCAGATGGAACTCAAAATAGAAGGTGGTTAACATGGATTCAAAAGGAGTTGTTACAGAAGAATTGAATAAGGACAGAACTGCTCAACTAAAAAACCACAAGTGGCCTCTTACACATCAGAATGCCAAATTAGAACCCAATACTAGGATGTCTGCAGTAAATGTGTGATTATGACAAACAATTCTAGCCTAGTTTTCTATTAACTATCATTATGTTTAAAAAGTCTGTCAGATTGAAGAATGGTCAATTTTTCAACAAgatcttaattttattaattctgcaACATTAAGTGTCTACCATATGTCAATTAACGAGATGATACAGTTGAGATTAAActaaccttttcttttatttgccaTGATGAATTTCCTTCCGGATACTTCTTTTTCCCCCACTGCAGTATGACCATTCCACGCGACTGAAGCAGGCTGCCACATACATCCCTCATTAACTTGGATACACATGACAGCTGGCATAAACTGAAGCCATCAAGAAAGCCTGCAATATGTTGTAGGACCTCAAAAGGAAGACTACTTAGATGGTCACTATGTAATCCCAACACACAGTTTCTAGCAGGCTCCACTAATACGGTAGATACACAAGGCTGAACTCCAAATGACCTCAAATGGCGGTCATGTATAATCTTTGCTCCTTGGGTTGATGGACAAAATCTACGCTGAGAGTAGGTACAACCATAATATGCTAAAGGACACCTCTGTTCCATCCAGCCATTGAGTCCAGCATGAATGTCACCATGCACATtcttaaaatgggaagaaaattcttttcttctaaataacTGTCcacaaacaaatgtaaacattGAACGCTGCTTGGGTTGATACCTAGCAACACATTCCAATACTAAATCCAGCCCAAGTGTCTGAAAAGGACTTGGATTTGAAAGCTGTGGATTGGCATGATCACAAGCAGAAGCTGAAGCTATCTCCCCAACCATTGTATTTGTAGCTAATATTGCAGATGGAAGTGAAAAAGTCTGAGTCccaaaatcaatgtgatatacatCAACCATGCGACTATCAGATATACCCCTCCCACCTGGAGAATCTCCTAGACAAAACAGTAATGCTGCTGTGATTAGATCTATTCCTTGGAGGCCCATTGGATCTTCTGCAACTTCCAAATCTGATGTATCTACTGCTTTATCTTCTTTTGGTTTGGACCAACATGAATTAGAAAGAAATTTGAATGAAGGAGGATGACTGAAAGATAAGACATCCACATTCCTCAAGTCCCCTAAGTCTACTTTTCTCCAACACAATTCTCCTTCATCCTCACCATCTGGCATGAGGATGTGCTGAACTGTGCCATTAGGCAAAGCATTAAGTTGTGCTGCTACTGAAAGTGAACTGGAAGGATCTGAAGTGCCATCTGATGCTATACATTCTCCATTTGTTAAGTTACTTTGTTTTGAATCACCATGTAATTTCTGACTTTGGTCTATGGCCTGTGTacatatattttccaaagaaaagccaTTACAAAGAGCAGAAGTGCCATAAGAACTGGTGTTCGAGTCATACAATAAATCACTTGAGCCATTTTGTTCAGACTGGAAATTCAGACTTGTGTCATTATGATCAATTCCACCTACTGCTCCTATCTCCTCCTCATAAAGATGGTCCTGGTCTTTCAAGTGTCTATTCTGCAAGCTTTCTCTGGCATTTTGCTCTTCATTCACTTCATTTGCAGAAGCACAAAGACTTGTACTTAACATGCCAATGTCTCTTGTGGCGGTATTCAGGATATCTAAGGCAGCAGCCAAACTTCTGGTTGTTTCTACAGTAGCTTGATAAAGTGCACCATAAGATTCTTCATCAACAGATACCAAACCATTCGTATGTGGTATTTCCGGGACACTTGATTTAACCGAGATTTGTTCTCTAGGTTCTGCCACTTTATCAGTTGCTTTTGACATCATGGTGGCTACTTTGAGAGACTCTAAGAGCATCCTTTGGTCTTGAAGGGCCAAGGCCATATCTAATTGTGCCACTTCATCGACATCTCTGCTTAGATTTTCATACGATTTCCGATCTGCGTAACTAACCGGCCATCGGTTCCACTCCATAGTACAGCACACCACACTTGCAGGACACATTTCCAGATGTTCAGCAACTTTATTTCGAGCCATTGTAAACGGACATCCGAAATCACTATTTAAGCAAGGCACTCGTTCAAATGGACATAAAAGTCGATGCTCATCAGCTTTACAAGAATGGAAAACTGCTCCACAAACCAGTGGACAACCAATCAAGTCACAGGAGATCCCAGGCTCCGGTCTGATCATACACCGTCTACTGACACAAGTCACACAGTGTGAATGCTGCAGCTCCCCCTCCATGATGGCCAGTCCAGCTCTACTTGTTGAGATGGAAAAAAGATAATTAGTTAGGCAAAAAGTGgtcgatttttaaaaattgttgaataaTATAAATCAAGTCATAAAGGTGTACTGACTTACTGCAggatgaaatacataaaataaacatatttaacaaGTTTACTTTACATACAATCAGTCCGTCTTGAAACAACTTAAGCACTTCAAAGAACCGCAGTTCACTTTCATATATCATGTAACAATGTACCTAAAGAGGTCAAGTGGTCCAAAATAGAATACTTGAATTCTAGTATACTGTGTAGTATATAAATTGATGCCAAAAACAAATTAATGCATATCTAACTTATAAATTCCAAGAatgttttagcttttatttttttaagactgattCTGAAGCACCCAGACTGCAGAAATCTCATCATTTCTTAAAAGGGAATGATCTAAATTTCATGAATATACTTAACTAAAAGTATTAGAAGCTTTTGTTTGATTCCCTCTaaatatatgaattcatttaGGATTTCGTCTATTGATCACTCCTTCTACACAGTGATCACCATAGTGAGCCTTAATTAGAACACAGAGGGAATTTACCCACAAACCTAAGTTCCAGTTCAGTTGGTGGTTATGGGCAAATCACTTACTTCTGAGGGTCACagtttccattcattcatcaaacatctATTTATTGTTTAACTagtatgcaccaggcactgtgtttgGTGTGGCAATATAAAGATTATTAGTAAGACATGGTGCCTCCTCTCAATGAACTACAGCAGGTCAGAGACACAACAGTAAAAATCATGTCACATATTATGTGATCGATTTGACAGAAGTAGAATGGTAACATGGAGAACGTAATTATCAGCATGGTAGGGGCTAGAGAATTCACAGTAGTCTTGAAAGATGGGAAATCTTAAGCATAGGAGGGGAGACTTGGAAAGGTAGGGAAGTATTCAATGTTGAAGTAATGACATatgtaaatacagaaaagtaagaaTTGGCAAAACATATTCAGGGAACTTCAAGTTTCCCAGtgttgctggatcataaggtgaAACACTACATAGCTGTGGGAGATGAGGCAGGATActagaaataaagcaaatcatTAAGACTGCGCTATATGCTACTCTCAGGAGGTCAGACTTTAAGTAATACGAAGTCACTGAGGATTTGAGCAAAGAAATAGTATCTATAAAATATTAGGAAGGGTTTACAGATACCTAATGGTCTTTCCTGCCTTTATCAtgaaaaattttatacaaaaataagagaaaacatcaGCAAAACATACTGATATAATTACTGACACTatgcactgtattttttttctcttatcttcaaCATCTTTACTGACTTGTTCCTATGAGCAGTAAAAACCTAAAAAactatttcatctttaaaaacctaaataataaaacaatatccTCCCTTCTACTACTATTCTTTTTTCCTAGTCAAGCTttcagaagggaagaaaacaaaaacaaaccttcaACTCTCCCATGTACTCTTCTGCCCTCTAATCAGTCTTTATTTTTACCACCAGTCATTAAAATGGCTCTGAGATCCTCAATGCTAAATCCAAAGGGCATTTTTTCCAGACCTCACCTTCCTTGGCCATTTCCTTTATTATGCTGACTATTCCCTCCCTTTTGAcatatttatctttcctttagTTTTCAAGATGTCACATTTCCCTGATTTCgcacgcccccccgcccccatctcttTGATtattctttaatcttttcttctacaatatttctcttcttcaggGAGCATGTCATTTCTTGCTCATTCTATACATTCCCCTCGGGTGCTCTCAACTTCTCAAAAGCTTCAATTACCACCCATATGCTGAAAACTGATCTATACCACTTGCCCGGACCCCTCTTCCAAACTTTAGATCTGTACAGCCGATTGCTTATTATACATCTCTACTTCTACATGCACAAGCAACTCATCTCAACGTTTCCCAAATTAAATTACATTGTAATAGATAATAATTTTCTGGGTAAGAAGTCGATTCTTAGCCTATTTTCTTCACTTCAGGGCGTAAAAGATTACTAGCTCTCTGacatatttttccataaattCTACCTGGGTTCCAGGTGGCTAATGTAAACTAACTACTCccaaatttgctttttatttttctccagtcCAGGGTTGATTTTTgccaaacaataacaaaagtcTACCTAATACTGACAGAGCTCTTGATTAAGTGGAAAAATTTCTGAGTTGGTATTGTGGCACTTACTGATGCCTGGAGggtaaaaaccaaaacacacattTAACAAGAAAACTGTATctttaaattgtgtttaaaaattacaaattatgaGTTAAATACTTCTGAATGTTTATCCCCATAAATTTTACAGGTTAAGACAGAACCTGTatgttaaacacacacatgctcacagagTCATAATAGAAGAAATGACAAGACTAATGATGACAAACATTTGTAAATTGAGCAGAGGTTCAAAGAGAAATGTTAGTAAGAATTAAGACAAATTTTACTGAGTGATTAGATTGTGAAAACAGCTGTAGCTTTCTTATTTTGCAATAAGACTGAGTTCTTCTCACGTGCTGAGGGGTTATAAGCTTGACTGTTACTAAGAGAGAACCTAAAAATACACGCAGTTCTAAAGAAGTGACCACTGCTCTCACAACTTGTAGAAACACTTTATGTTATGTGCACATCACATGACCACACAGGCAGAACACATCTCAAAAACATCACTTAATTCTAAAATAGCAACTGCTACAAACAACTAAGTTAAATGCAAAACAGCGACAACTTTGAAAGGAAGATGTAGAAGGGCTCTCAAGCTTCACAATAGTTTGTTCCACACTACTCCCCTCggaataagaaaaatgtttaaaaaaaaaaaaaaaagaaataaaagcatccacaGCAATGAGtctacaatatttatttactgaagtagactttgaaggaaaaaaaaatactaattatgtACCAATTTTATCCCTGATGTATATCATTTCATGTAATGTCCCTTAATACTCACAACAacccagaggaaactgaggctcaaaaaggtttaagtgacttgcccaaggtcatccacctagtaagtggcagagctaggatttacGTCTGTATCTGATCAATGCACACGGACAACAACAGATATGTTTACTCATAAAAGCTTAAGAAAATAGGCAGTACACTTCAGTAACTGGTGATCCAATTTTAAGATGTTATTTGAGGAATGGAGATTACACAACTTTGCTTGTAGTTTATTCCAACACTTAGTCACCCCTGTGGTCAAGAAAGTCTTTTTGGTCCTTTGTAATTACAATAGCACATAACTTCACTTTGAAAGTgtttaaaactacttttaaaataaccTACATTTGTAATACTCAGTATAAACTTATGGAACAAGAATACAAATTTAACAATTCTCAAAACAGCCATATAAAGTAGGAATCAagtttaattccattttacaagtgaatatattcaaaaataagttaagaaaATGCACTAGATAATACCCAAAGTGTATTCTGGGGATAGAATCCTcagcttaaaaattttaaacttccaGATCCATTCTTTTTCTAATCAAGATCATCACCAAATTAAATATACCtccataaagtattttataattggTCATAAATCCTGTGAAATGGGTTTAAAGCATCCGTCCCTGACTTATCAGTTGAACAGTGACACAGCAGACTCAGTAGAAAACAAGTTGCTAAAACTGAGCCTTCAAATTAAAGATAAGCTTAATTGAAAACTCAGTATTAAGTTTTCTTAAActctctttaaaaagaatcttAACATTCCATATAACATCTCTTTTAATTTACACTTAAAATTGAATGACTGGGAAAAGTCTCATTAGactacaaaatatttgtaaatgattaaATGCTTTACAATAGTGTCAATTTTCTCCAACAGAAATTCTTGGCCAACTCATACTCTCTGACTGACAAGCAAtccataaaaatagtttttaagacATGCCATTTTCTCGTACAGTGAAATGAGGCCTTGTCATTTAAGGCTATTTCTAGACACAAAAATAACTGCCCTCAAAaacccatttctttatttttccaaattcatcAAAGTAAGCAaggagataaataaatacaacattgcAAGTTGGCATGACGTTACAACACTAAGTCAAGTCGCCCAAAGCACTCAACGCAGCTTGTTGCTACCTATATCTCTGCTGGCAAGAcccatgcacacacgcacacctccCCTCCAACTCCTGCCTCGAATCTTAAGTTGCAGcttaaatgttattttccacACACCAAAGACAAGGTATGGATCTCACATTATGCTGTGGGCTCAGTACACTCTGCATTCTTCCTTGGTAATACCAGTCGCAATTCTTTAAGTAAATCGTTATCCTTTAATAACTACCTGCACAGGAAAACTTCAAGCTTCATGAAGGAGACAGAACCATCTCTGTCTCATCCATTCTTGTGTTCCCTTATTCCAGACTGCCTAATTGGAGCTTCACTTATTTTagaaacatgaataaatgaaagaattataCTACAAGAAAGAGCCAAATGGATTCCAAAACAAAATGAGATTCCTGATGTCATGGGAGTCTACATACTTCACAAAAAAATACAACCTTACAGACCTAGTATTAG
The nucleotide sequence above comes from Panthera tigris isolate Pti1 chromosome B2, P.tigris_Pti1_mat1.1, whole genome shotgun sequence. Encoded proteins:
- the FBXO30 gene encoding F-box only protein 30 isoform X1, whose translation is MEGELQHSHCVTCVSRRCMIRPEPGISCDLIGCPLVCGAVFHSCKADEHRLLCPFERVPCLNSDFGCPFTMARNKVAEHLEMCPASVVCCTMEWNRWPVSYADRKSYENLSRDVDEVAQLDMALALQDQRMLLESLKVATMMSKATDKVAEPREQISVKSSVPEIPHTNGLVSVDEESYGALYQATVETTRSLAAALDILNTATRDIGMLSTSLCASANEVNEEQNARESLQNRHLKDQDHLYEEEIGAVGGIDHNDTSLNFQSEQNGSSDLLYDSNTSSYGTSALCNGFSLENICTQAIDQSQKLHGDSKQSNLTNGECIASDGTSDPSSSLSVAAQLNALPNGTVQHILMPDGEDEGELCWRKVDLGDLRNVDVLSFSHPPSFKFLSNSCWSKPKEDKAVDTSDLEVAEDPMGLQGIDLITAALLFCLGDSPGGRGISDSRMVDVYHIDFGTQTFSLPSAILATNTMVGEIASASACDHANPQLSNPSPFQTLGLDLVLECVARYQPKQRSMFTFVCGQLFRRKEFSSHFKNVHGDIHAGLNGWMEQRCPLAYYGCTYSQRRFCPSTQGAKIIHDRHLRSFGVQPCVSTVLVEPARNCVLGLHSDHLSSLPFEVLQHIAGFLDGFSLCQLSCVSKLMRDVCGSLLQSRGMVILQWGKKKYPEGNSSWQIKEKVWRFSTAFCSVNEWKFADILSMADHLKKCSYNVVEKREEAIPLPSLIQRMTMCNFSFLLDTASEDSWQCVLSQVKVKTKSL
- the FBXO30 gene encoding F-box only protein 30 isoform X2; the protein is MEGELQHSHCVTCVSRRCMIRPEPGISCDLIGCPLVCGAVFHSCKADEHRLLCPFERVPCLNSDFGCPFTMARNKVAEHLEMCPASVVCCTMEWNRWPVSYADRKSYENLSRDVDEVAQLDMALALQDQRMLLESLKVATMMSKATDKVAEPREQISVKSSVPEIPHTNGLVSVDEESYGALYQATVETTRSLAAALDILNTATRDIGMLSTSLCASANEVNEEQNARESLQNRHLKDQDHLYEEEIGAVGGIDHNDTSLNFQSEQNGSSDLLYDSNTSSYGTSALCNGFSLENICTQAIDQSQKLHGDSKQSNLTNGECIASDGTSDPSSSLSVAAQLNALPNGTVQHILMPDGEDEGELCWRKVDLGDLRNVDVLSFSHPPSFKFLSNSCWSKPKEDKAVDTSDLEVAEDPMGLQGIDLITAALLFCLGDSPGGRGISDSRMVDVYHIDFGTQTFSLPSAILATNTMVGEIASASACDHANPQLSNPSPFQTLGLDLVLECVARYQPKQRSMFTFVCGQLFRRKEFSSHFKNVHGDIHAGLNGWMEQRCPLAYYGCTYSQRRFCPSTQGAKIIHDRHLRSFGVQPCVSTVLVEPARNCVLGLHSDHLSSLPFEVLQHIAGFLDGFSLCQLSCVSKLMRDVCGSLLQSRGMVILQWGKKKYPEGNSSWQIKEKVWRFSTAFCSVNEWKFADILSMADHLKKCSYNVVEKREEAIPLPCMCVTRELTKEGRSLRSVLKPVL